A single Sander lucioperca isolate FBNREF2018 chromosome 24, SLUC_FBN_1.2, whole genome shotgun sequence DNA region contains:
- the ccdc28a gene encoding coiled-coil domain-containing protein 28A, whose product MEERKLKRKSPRISTNTAAPTGGSGRKTTASSGGRHVGSSHNAGSQKSKNRRGVRDKPRQQLGLGGRSNQKQGQAAPTIQHSFLTDVSDVQEMENGLLSLLNDFHSGKLQAFGNECSIDQMEHVREMQEKLARLHFDLYSEVDEMPEDQKKVACDTNMDKLLLNLEELSSSIQKLNLADSQEIPRTASI is encoded by the exons ATGGAGGAGCGAAAGCTAAAGAGAAAGAGTCCCAGGATCTCCACCAACACCGCGGCTCCGACCGGTGGCTCTGGCCGGAAAACCACCGCTTCCTCCGGGGGACGGCACGTCGGCTCAAGCCATAACGCGGGGAGCCAAAAGAGCAAAAATAGGAG GGGAGTTAGAGACAAACCCAGGCAGCAACTGGGTTTAGGTGGTAGGTCTAATCAGAAGCAGGGCCAGGCAGCACCTACCATCCAGCACTCCTTTCTGACTGATGTATCAGATGTACAGGAGATGGAGAACGGCCTGCTCAGTCTCCTCAACGACTTCCACTCAGGGAAACTACAAGCATTTG GCAACGAGTGCTCCATTGACCAGATGGAGCATGTGAGAGAGATGCAGGAGAAGCTGGCTCGTTTGCACTTTGACCTTTACAGTGAGGTGGATGAAATGCCAGAGGACCAGAAGAAAGTGGCCTGCGACACCAACATGGACAAATTACTTCTTAAT CTTGAGGAGCTGAGTTCTTCGAT TCAGAAACTGAATCTAGCCGACTCCCAAGAGATTCCGAGGACTGCCAgtatttga